The genomic window GCCTTGTCCTTGTGGACGATGGCGCTGAACGCGTCGACCGTCTCGCCCTGCAGCAGGATGTCGACCTTGACGAGGTCGGCGGACTGCTCGCCGACGGGCTCGTAGTCCAGCGAGGCGTACCCGCGGGTCCGGGACTTGAGCGCGTCGAAGAAGTCGAACGCGATCTCCGCCATCGGCATCGTGTACTTCAGCTCGACGCGGTCCTCGGACAGGTAGTCCATGCCGAGCAGGCTGCCGCGGCGGTTCTGGCAGAGCTCCATGATCGGGCCGACGAACTCGGTCGGGCTGAGCACGGTCGCGCGCACCATCGGCTCGTCGACCTCGGCGATCTTGCCGCCGGGGAACTCGCTGGGGTTGGTGACGGTGTGCTCGGTGCCGTCCTCCATCACCACCCGGTAGACCACGTTGGGCGCGGTGGAGATGAGGTCGAGCTTGAACTCGCGCTCGAGCCGCTCGCGCACGATCTCGAGGTGGAGCAGCCCGAGGAAGCCGCAGCGGAAGCCGAAGCCCAGCGCCGCGGACGTCTCCGGCTCCCATACGAGGGCGGCGTCGTTGAGCTGGAGCTTCTCCAGGGCGTCGCGCAGGTCCGGGTAGTCGTCGCCGTCCATGGGGTAGAGCCCGGAGAACACCATGGGCCGCGGGTCCTTGTAGCCCCCGAGCATCTCGGTCGCCGGCCGGGCGTTGAGCGTGACCGTGTCACCGACCTTGCTCTGCCGGACGTCCTTCACCCCGGTGATGAGGTAGCCCACCTCACCGACGCCGAGACCGTCGCCGGGGACCGGCTCGGGCGAGATGACGCCGACCTCGAGCATCTCGTGGGTCGCCTTGGTCGAGAGCATGAGGATGCGCTCGCGCCGGCTGAGCGTGCCGTCGATGACGCGGACGTAGGTCACCACGCCGCGGTAGGAGTCGTAGACCGAGTCGAAGATGAGCGCGCGCGCCGGGCCGTCCGGGTCGCCGACCGGTGCCGGCACCTGGCGGACGACCTCCTCGAGCAGCTCCGCCACGCCCTCGCCCGTCTTCGCGCTCACGCGGAGCACGTCGGAGGGGTCGCAGCCGATGATGTGCGCGAGCTCCGCGGCGTACTTCTCCGGCTGGGCGGCGGGCAGGTCGATCTTGTTGAGGACCGGGATGATGTGGAGGTCGTTCTCCAGCGCGAGGTAGAGGTTCGCGAGCGTCTGGGCCTCGATGCCCTGCGCGGCGTCGACCAGCAGGATGCAGCCCTCGCACGCCGCGAGCGAGCGGGAGACCTCGTAGGTGAAGTCGACGTGCCCCGGGGTGTCGATGAGGTTGAGCACGTAGGTCGTGCCGTCCCCGCTGCGGAACGGCAGCCGCACCGCCTGCGACTTGATCGTGATGCCGCGCTCGCGCTCGATGTCCATGCGGTCGAGGTACTGCGCCCGCATCGAGCGGTCGTCCACGACACCGGTCACCTGCAGCATCCGGTCGGCCAGCGTCGACTTGCCGTGGTCGATGTGGGCGATGATGCAGAAGTTCCGGATCACCGCCGGGTCGGTCCGGCTCGGCTGGGGGGCGTCACCGGAGCGGGCAGGAGCAGGGGGCACGGGCGGGGACAGCCTTCCGGTACGGGTCGCGGGCCTCCATGGTCGCACGCGCGAGGGCGGGCGCCCCGGTGGCGGACGGGATGCGCGGCTTTGGCGGATCCGCGGCCTCCTGCTAACCTGGTGCGTCGCGTCACGGCAGCACCATGCGCCGCGCCGCACCTCCAGACGTCCAGCTCGACACCGGCGAGGCACTGCTCCGTGGCCAACATCAAGTCCCAGATCAAGCGCAACCGGCAGAACGAGGCCGCCCGCCTTCGCAACAAGGCGGTCAAGTCGTCGCTCAAGACGGCGATCCGCAAGTTCCGCGAGGCCTCGGACGCGGGCAACGCCACCGAGGCCGCCGCGCTCGCCGCCGCTGCGACGCGCGCCCTCGACAAGGCCGCCAGCAAGGGCGTCATCCACAAGAACCAGGCAGCCAACCGCAAGTCGGCGATCGCCAAGCGCGCCGGCTCGCCCAGCGCCTGACGCAGTCCGCTCCGCACGGGGCCGTCCTCCTCCGGGAGGGCGGCCCCGTCGGCGTCTCCGCGGAGGCCGGCTAGCGCTCGCCGCGCAGCCGGCTCGCGGTGACGACGGCCCGCTCCACGGCGTACGCCGGGTCGGCTCCCCCGCCCTTGACCTCGACGTCGGTGGCGGCGATGACGGCGATCGCCTCGGCGAGGCCCTGCTCGGTCCAGCCGCGGGCCTGGCGGCGCACGACGTCGAGCTTCCACGGCGGGACGCCGATGTCGGCGGCGCGGGCGGCGCGACCGGCGGAGGCGACCTTGGCGACCGTGCGCAGCGCGCCGGCGAGGGCGGCGGTGAGGGGGACGGGGTCGGTGCCGGTCTGCAGCGCCCAGCGCAGCGCGACGAGCGCGTCGCCGGTGCGCCCCTCCACGACCGCGTCGGCGACCACGAAGCCGCTGACCTCGGCGCGGCCCTCGTAGTAGCGGCGGACCGCCTCGAGCGTGCCCGGACCCTCGACGTCGCTGGCCAGCTGGCTGCAGGCCGCCGCGAGCGAGCGCAGGTCGCCCCCGACCGCGTCGAGCAGCGCCTCTGCCGCGTCGGGGTCGAGCTTGCGGCCCTTCCCGGCGCGCCGGAACTCGGCTCCCACGAAGGCCAGCTTGTCGCTGCGCTTCTTGACCTCGTCGCAGGCGACGACGCGGGCGCCGGCCGCCTTCGCCGCGTCGAGGACCTTGCGGCCGCGGTTCCCGCCGCGGTGCAGCAGGACGAGGGCCACGTCGTCGGCGGGCGCGGCGAGCGCGCCGAGCACCTCCGCGACCGCGCTCTCCCCCGCCTCCTCGAGCCCGCGGACGACGACGACCCGCGACTCCCCGAACAGCGACGGGCTCGTGGCCTGCGCCAGCACCCCGCCCACCAGCTCCGCGGCGGCGAGCTCGACCAGCTCCGCGGCCGGGTCGGCGGCGCGCGCCGCCTCACGCACCTCGACGACGGCCCGCTCGACGAGGAGCTCCTCGGGGCCGGTGACGAGCGTGAGCGGAGGGGCGGTCACGGCAGGGAGCGTACGCGGCGGCGGGGACGTTCAGGGGCACCGGCGTGCGTGGCAGACTCGCGGCCGGCGGGCGCCCGTCCGAGCGCCCTGCCCACCCCCGCCGACCCCCAGGAGCGCCGCGTGCCCGAGCCCCTGTCCGCCGAGGTCCGCGAGCTGCTCGCGCGCCCGAACCCCGCCGTCATCGCCACCGTCCGCCCGGACGGCTCCCCCGTCTCGGTCGCGACGTGGTACCTGCTCGACGGCGACCGCATCCTCGTCAACATGGACGAGGGCCGGCGCCGGCTCGAGTGGCTGCGCCAGGACCCGCGCGTCTCGCTGACCGCGCTCGCCGAGGGCGACTGGTACACCCACGTCAGCGTGCAGGGCCGGGTCGTCGAGTGGCGCGACGACGAGGACCTCGCGGACATCGACCGGCTGTCCCGGCACTACGGCGGCGGGGCGTACCCGAACCGCGAGCGGCGCCGGGTGAGCGCGTGGATCGAGGTCGAGCACGTGCACGGCTGGGGCAGGGTCGCGGCGCGCGGCTGAGACCCGCCCTACGACCGCCGGTGGGGGTCGCCGACTGACGCGCAACCGCGGACGCGCACCCGCTGACGCCCACCGGCTGGGCTCGACGGCTGACGCCCCGCGGCTGGCCCTCACCGGCGGCGCACCAGGGCGGGGCCCGCGGGCGTCGCGAGCACGGCGAGGTCGCCGTCGTCGTCGGTCCGCCCGACGACCGCCCCCGCCCCGCGCAGCAGGTCCAGCGTGGCCGGCGCCGGGTGGCCGTAGTCGTTGCTCTTGCCCACGGAGACGAGCGCGACCCGCGGGCGCAGGCCGGTGAGGAACCCGGGGTCCTGGTGGACCGAGCCGTGGTGCGGCAC from Motilibacter rhizosphaerae includes these protein-coding regions:
- the lepA gene encoding translation elongation factor 4; translated protein: MPPAPARSGDAPQPSRTDPAVIRNFCIIAHIDHGKSTLADRMLQVTGVVDDRSMRAQYLDRMDIERERGITIKSQAVRLPFRSGDGTTYVLNLIDTPGHVDFTYEVSRSLAACEGCILLVDAAQGIEAQTLANLYLALENDLHIIPVLNKIDLPAAQPEKYAAELAHIIGCDPSDVLRVSAKTGEGVAELLEEVVRQVPAPVGDPDGPARALIFDSVYDSYRGVVTYVRVIDGTLSRRERILMLSTKATHEMLEVGVISPEPVPGDGLGVGEVGYLITGVKDVRQSKVGDTVTLNARPATEMLGGYKDPRPMVFSGLYPMDGDDYPDLRDALEKLQLNDAALVWEPETSAALGFGFRCGFLGLLHLEIVRERLEREFKLDLISTAPNVVYRVVMEDGTEHTVTNPSEFPGGKIAEVDEPMVRATVLSPTEFVGPIMELCQNRRGSLLGMDYLSEDRVELKYTMPMAEIAFDFFDALKSRTRGYASLDYEPVGEQSADLVKVDILLQGETVDAFSAIVHKDKAYAYGVDMTKKLRELIPRQQFEVPIQAAVGARVIARENIRAIRKDVLAKCYGGDITRKRKLLEKQKEGKKRMKMVGRVEVPQEAFIAALSTDAAPAKK
- the rpsT gene encoding 30S ribosomal protein S20 gives rise to the protein MANIKSQIKRNRQNEAARLRNKAVKSSLKTAIRKFREASDAGNATEAAALAAAATRALDKAASKGVIHKNQAANRKSAIAKRAGSPSA
- the holA gene encoding DNA polymerase III subunit delta translates to MTAPPLTLVTGPEELLVERAVVEVREAARAADPAAELVELAAAELVGGVLAQATSPSLFGESRVVVVRGLEEAGESAVAEVLGALAAPADDVALVLLHRGGNRGRKVLDAAKAAGARVVACDEVKKRSDKLAFVGAEFRRAGKGRKLDPDAAEALLDAVGGDLRSLAAACSQLASDVEGPGTLEAVRRYYEGRAEVSGFVVADAVVEGRTGDALVALRWALQTGTDPVPLTAALAGALRTVAKVASAGRAARAADIGVPPWKLDVVRRQARGWTEQGLAEAIAVIAATDVEVKGGGADPAYAVERAVVTASRLRGER
- a CDS encoding PPOX class F420-dependent oxidoreductase, whose amino-acid sequence is MPEPLSAEVRELLARPNPAVIATVRPDGSPVSVATWYLLDGDRILVNMDEGRRRLEWLRQDPRVSLTALAEGDWYTHVSVQGRVVEWRDDEDLADIDRLSRHYGGGAYPNRERRRVSAWIEVEHVHGWGRVAARG